The genomic region CTTTATCTCCTTAAGTTATGTATTTCACAATTAATTTTATCATAAATACATCTTCTAATCAAGTACTTTTAAATCTTTACTTTTCAATTTAATTATCTCATCTTTAACTTCTTTTATTACTTTTTCATTAAACATTTTAGGTATATTTTTCCATATTTTATGAAATCCATAAGGTCCATTTACTAGTTCTATTAAGGCATCATTTATTTCATAATCTTGATATATTATTCTATACATTCCTGATATTAACCCAGTTCTATCAGAACCATGATAGCAATGGAATAATACTGCTCCATTTTCTTTTGAACGTTCTATATCATATAACACCCTGGCAACTTCTTTAGCTGTAATATTCCATGTTTTTAAAGGGTTACTTATTAATATTAAATCAGTGTCTTTAAATACTTTTTCATCTTTATTTTTATTAAAATATCTAAGGCTTATTATAGTTTTTATACCTAGTTCATTAATAAGTGGTAAATCTTCTAATTTTAATTGTTTACTTCTATATACTCCCTCATCTAATTTGTACATATTTTTTTCTTTATTAATCAATAAAGTATTATCATTTGAATATACAAAACAAGATAAAAATAGTAAAAATAATAATATAGTTTTTTTCATAACACCTCTTTTTTAAAATATTTCATTATCACTAGGGATAATTTCCTTATTTTTAAACATTTCTAATAATTTTTCTACAGTTAAATTCTTCTTTTCTTCCCCTTTTATGTCAAATATTATATTCCCTTTATGTAACATTATTAATCTATTTCCATATTTTATTGCATCTTCCATATTATGTGTAATCATAAATGTTATTAAGTTTTCATTAGAATTAACTATTTCATTTGTTTTTTCAAGTATAATTTTTGCAGTTTCTGGATCAAGTGCAGCAGTATGTTCATCAAGTAATAATAATTTTGGTTTATTAAAAGTTGACATTA from Streptobacillus ratti harbors:
- a CDS encoding tyrosine-protein phosphatase, whose product is MKKTILLFLLFLSCFVYSNDNTLLINKEKNMYKLDEGVYRSKQLKLEDLPLINELGIKTIISLRYFNKNKDEKVFKDTDLILISNPLKTWNITAKEVARVLYDIERSKENGAVLFHCYHGSDRTGLISGMYRIIYQDYEINDALIELVNGPYGFHKIWKNIPKMFNEKVIKEVKDEIIKLKSKDLKVLD